One genomic segment of Vibrio nitrifigilis includes these proteins:
- the tssJ gene encoding type VI secretion system lipoprotein TssJ → MVKKLLLLLLPLMLLTACSSGGSSEEQPEDAYNPAKQPTKVTLSLVADEGVNPNIWGEASPVEIQVFELQDDSMLMSADYDQLKTDYEKALRSNFIKSYDYVLMPGQFKFVNSFEISKDTHYIGVIAHFADPELSEWKKAVKVINKGREYHLLMLFKDYNVKLDRVE, encoded by the coding sequence ATGGTGAAAAAACTGCTGTTGTTGCTGTTGCCGCTCATGTTGTTGACCGCTTGTAGTAGCGGTGGCTCTTCTGAAGAACAACCAGAAGATGCGTACAACCCAGCGAAACAGCCGACGAAGGTGACACTCAGCCTTGTCGCAGATGAAGGGGTGAATCCGAATATTTGGGGTGAAGCATCACCCGTTGAAATTCAAGTGTTTGAATTACAAGATGATTCTATGTTGATGTCTGCTGATTATGACCAACTGAAAACAGACTATGAAAAAGCACTACGCAGTAACTTTATTAAAAGCTATGACTACGTGTTGATGCCAGGACAATTTAAGTTTGTTAATTCTTTTGAAATTAGTAAAGACACTCATTACATCGGTGTGATTGCACACTTTGCGGACCCTGAACTGAGTGAGTGGAAAAAAGCGGTCAAAGTGATCAATAAGGGGCGCGAGTACCACTTATTAATGCTTTTTAAAGATTACAA
- the tagH gene encoding type VI secretion system-associated FHA domain protein TagH, whose protein sequence is MNKTTSPSLTLLVTNVQLLESGLTAQSTWTESGGTIGSDTFATWRLKDSQNKVRAVHCELVMIDGAFCIKDRCGETYVNGSHMPLGLNQLAKLEHKDEVGVGPYQLRVLMGTTVDEPTVGSLDTMFTDGEVDLLADATEDEEERTEETRVDADPLLALDAVKTRTEETESLIDDPVPEVNEESDSIVPEDNLVLNELNYTPQADSEYEMTSSISLKRILGFGSRKKEAKKIAENQSHAEPIPQSHYNDTTLNNVSEGSPMDDKVLDLLEEEVAKSFQSEQAETQHQSNETSVSPTGSSKHLLTGPMLQGLGVDISDDNDMKRMHMLSEEMGESLQACVKGLLDLHQQVSEGRFGTMNRNLQPIEDNPLRLGLSYEETVRTMYDSNKSLVHLSAPAAISESLKNVRDHNDAMQHATSEALTQILAAFSPEVLLRRFQHYRRNTDAHASNDQAWAWDMYCNYYKELTSNRQRGFEKLFWEIFEQAYDKKIREKQLEL, encoded by the coding sequence ATGAATAAAACAACATCGCCTTCACTCACTTTATTGGTTACCAACGTTCAGTTATTGGAATCAGGCTTAACTGCTCAATCAACGTGGACCGAATCTGGTGGCACGATTGGCTCTGACACATTTGCGACATGGCGATTAAAAGATTCGCAAAATAAAGTAAGAGCTGTGCACTGTGAATTGGTGATGATTGATGGTGCGTTTTGTATTAAAGACCGTTGTGGTGAGACGTATGTGAATGGATCTCATATGCCGCTTGGTTTGAATCAACTCGCTAAGTTGGAACATAAAGATGAAGTGGGTGTCGGCCCATATCAATTACGCGTGCTAATGGGCACAACGGTCGATGAACCAACAGTAGGTTCACTCGATACCATGTTTACGGACGGTGAGGTTGACTTGCTTGCTGATGCGACTGAAGACGAAGAAGAACGCACAGAAGAAACCCGCGTTGACGCTGACCCATTGCTGGCGTTGGATGCCGTCAAAACGAGAACAGAAGAAACGGAATCGTTAATTGATGATCCTGTGCCAGAAGTTAATGAAGAATCAGATTCTATCGTGCCTGAGGATAATCTGGTTCTGAACGAATTGAACTATACACCTCAGGCCGATAGTGAGTATGAAATGACTTCTTCTATCAGTTTAAAACGAATTTTAGGTTTTGGTTCTCGTAAAAAGGAAGCAAAAAAAATTGCTGAAAATCAGTCTCATGCAGAACCAATACCACAATCACATTATAACGACACAACGCTAAACAACGTATCAGAGGGCTCCCCAATGGATGACAAAGTACTAGATTTGCTTGAAGAGGAAGTTGCAAAAAGTTTCCAATCAGAACAAGCAGAGACTCAACATCAATCTAATGAAACATCGGTATCACCAACAGGCAGTAGTAAGCACCTGCTAACCGGTCCGATGTTGCAAGGTTTAGGTGTTGATATCAGTGATGATAATGATATGAAACGCATGCATATGTTGTCAGAAGAAATGGGTGAGTCCTTACAGGCGTGTGTTAAAGGTTTACTTGATCTCCACCAACAAGTCAGTGAAGGTCGATTTGGTACGATGAACCGTAACCTTCAACCGATTGAAGATAACCCGCTTCGTCTTGGTTTGTCTTATGAAGAAACCGTGCGCACTATGTACGATTCTAACAAAAGCTTAGTTCACCTATCTGCGCCAGCCGCTATTTCTGAAAGTTTGAAAAACGTTCGTGATCACAATGATGCGATGCAGCATGCAACATCAGAAGCTCTCACTCAAATCTTGGCCGCGTTTTCTCCAGAAGTGCTTTTACGCCGTTTCCAACACTATCGCCGTAATACCGACGCACATGCATCGAACGATCAAGCGTGGGCGTGGGACATGTATTGCAATTACTACAAAGAACTGACGTCAAATCGCCAACGTGGTTTTGAAAAATTGTTCTGGGAAATCTTTGAGCAGGCGTACGACAAAAAAATCCGTGAGAAGCAACTGGAGCTGTAA
- the tssG gene encoding type VI secretion system baseplate subunit TssG — MGNSERNAAVDLMIDDEHTQVPHGHLPEKVHSYNFYQLVELLQRLNDLNPESEEWERECRLVFSANTSLGFSPSDVASLTERDDDRLVMLTNFFGLSGAQSPLPGFITEQLACEEPGGYRQPFFDFFNNRLINLVYRVWRKYRYYVRFQPDAEDDFSAQLFALVGLGDSRLRGEAPINWCKMLAYAGTLAGRSRSPQVVAGIIAHCFDLPKVEIQQWVRRKVNIEREQQMALGMQNAQLGVDSIIGETVMDCNGKFTIQISELTRERFADFLPSGKEYQPLCKLVEVILREQMAYDLELSMAEDEAPAMQLNSKRGVALGWTTFLGEEAQDQHVLIQVRQ, encoded by the coding sequence ATGGGGAACTCAGAGCGGAATGCAGCCGTTGATCTAATGATTGACGATGAGCATACGCAAGTGCCCCATGGGCATTTGCCCGAAAAAGTACATTCATACAACTTCTATCAGTTGGTCGAATTGCTGCAGAGGTTGAATGATCTCAATCCTGAATCTGAAGAATGGGAGCGTGAATGTCGCTTGGTGTTTAGTGCCAACACAAGTTTGGGTTTTTCACCATCAGACGTAGCTTCATTAACCGAGCGCGATGATGACCGTTTGGTAATGCTGACTAACTTTTTTGGTTTGTCAGGTGCTCAATCACCATTACCTGGTTTCATTACTGAGCAATTAGCATGCGAAGAGCCTGGTGGTTATCGGCAACCATTTTTTGATTTTTTTAATAATCGCCTCATCAATCTGGTTTACCGAGTATGGCGAAAGTATCGCTATTACGTGCGGTTTCAACCAGATGCAGAAGACGATTTTTCAGCACAACTGTTCGCGTTAGTAGGTTTAGGCGATTCCCGTTTACGCGGTGAAGCGCCGATCAACTGGTGCAAAATGTTGGCATATGCTGGCACGTTAGCGGGTCGCAGCCGTTCACCGCAAGTAGTGGCAGGGATTATTGCTCACTGTTTCGATTTACCTAAAGTCGAAATTCAGCAGTGGGTACGCAGAAAAGTCAACATTGAACGCGAACAACAAATGGCGCTAGGGATGCAAAACGCACAACTCGGCGTTGATTCGATTATTGGTGAAACCGTTATGGACTGTAACGGTAAGTTCACCATCCAGATTAGTGAACTGACTCGAGAACGGTTTGCTGATTTTCTTCCTTCAGGCAAAGAGTACCAACCTCTATGCAAGTTGGTGGAAGTGATTCTGCGTGAGCAGATGGCTTATGACCTTGAGTTAAGTATGGCGGAAGATGAAGCGCCTGCAATGCAATTGAACTCTAAAAGAGGTGTTGCATTGGGATGGACTACTTTCCTCGGCGAAGAAGCTCAAGATCAACACGTATTAATACAAGTGAGGCAATAA